CTAATGTAGAGTATTTCAGGTAGTTGGTCTACGTCATAACCCTTTATCAAAAGAACCAATACATTTAACTCTGCTGGTGTTAGACTTGATGTTGCCTCAATAAAATTTTTAAACTTATATTCTAGATAAGTTGGCAGGCCTTCTATAGGCTTATTTTTCATATTTCGCCTTAAGGTTTCTATAAATTGGTTTATTTCATAAAAACCAGTTTCTGAAATTTCGAGCATATATTTTTCATCTAGGATTTTCTCCTGGTTTTCTATTAGGGAAAGTCCATCTGTAATTGGGCTTATGTACCTTCTAGTAAAATTCCAGCTAATGACTATGGCAAAAAATAAAAATAAGACAACAGAAATTGCAATATTGGATATATTTTTAAAAATATCCCTATTATATTCATCAAGAGGAATCATAGAAATAATTAAGGACTTATCCCCATTTTCTATTAGGGAAACTTCTCTCAATAAACCTATGTATTTGGATTTTGAGCCTACAAACTCCTTTAAGTCCCTACCATGATCTTTGATTTCTAAAATATCATCTGGAAGAAAATAATATCCATCCTGAGTTCCGCTGCTAAGGGCCTTTTCGGTATCTATTTTACTATCTGCCACTGGCAAAAATACAGAACTTAACCTCTTCATCTTGGATGGTTGGGCAATTTTTTCCTTAAAAAACATCTCTTCTACTTCAAAGCCACATACTCCATAAAGCTTGCCATCCCTACTCGTAATAGGAAGGCTTATTAACATGACCTTTTCACTTGTTCCAGGTAGGGTAAATACTTTGGTCATCCTATAGGAATCATAAATAGACTTATTTACATTTTTAGCAAGGAGAGCGTAGGCAGGTAGATTTGATAAATCATATTCTAACTTCCACTTCCTATGGGGCATTGCTGAGTGTTTCTTAGCCACCTCTGCATCTCCCCTATATACAGTAACAGACGATTCCTGCAAACTCCTAGAATCAAGTTTTAAATACAAACCAGACCTAGAATCTTTTGCCCCCTTATTTTTAGAATTAACAGTGGTATTGAACAAGACAAAGGCTCCTGATGTATCTGCATAAAACATGGAGCTTTTCAGGTTTTCGAATATCCTATCCTGTATTTGACTAAGGAGTTTTTGATTATCTCTTAAATCTTCAAAAGAAATTTTTTCCTCATCCAAAATCTCTTCTAGGTAGTCCCTTGTATCTTGGGATAAGTGCATGGCAGAAATAGCTGACTTATCAAAATAACCCTTTATTTCCTTATCCAGCATAGATACTTGGATATCAAGGCTCTTTACATAATTTTTTCTAACATTTTTGTATTGGTCAAATAAAACCAAAGCCAAAACTATGAAAAATAGCAAAAGCCCAGCAAAAATAATCATATAGATAAAAAGCTTTCTATACATTGAATTTTTTTGATATTTCTTATTTATATCAAACAAGGGCTGCTCCTAAAATTATCCTATCAGCTTTTCCCAACATTCTTCTATCAGACTATTAACATCTTCGCCACTTTTATATCTTTCTTCAAAGGATTTTTGATTAGCCCTAAGCCAATCATAAAAATTTAAAACCTTATTATAATCATAAGACTCGCCCAAGAAAGTATAGTCATCCTGCATCTTTGATAAACTATTATAAAGTTCTCTATAGTCATTATTTTCAAAATCCATAGAAGAAATTTTCTTAAAGGCTTCACGTCTTACAGGCATATAGCCAGTTTTTGTAACAAAATCTAAGTTTCTCCCACTTTCTGTAATCCATTTGGCAAATATGGCTGCCGCCTTTGCCTTTTCATCAGTAGTCTTATAGGCGCAAAGCCCTGTACCAGCTAGGGTATCAAACTTATTACCACTCTTATTTATTGGCAAAGCTAAAACTTTTAGATCCATAGGCTCAGACCTATTGTCTGGGTAGGTCACCGTATCATTATAATATAAAACAGCGGCAGATGAACTTATCCCTGCTAGAGTTTCCCCTGTCATCATCTGGGTATTGGCATAAAGATCTGACACAATGATATGGCCCTTTACCAGGGAGGTCATAAATTTATCAAATTCTTTTTTAAATTCCATGTTATTTTTATCATACCAACCATGGTCGTTATGGAGTTTGGCATTTGGATTTGTTGAAAGATTGGCCAGTTCAATTTCCCTCAAAATGTAGTCCATGGCACAAAAAGCCTTGCCATCTGACCAGTCATAAAATTTCTCAGCCGCATCAAAAAATCCATCCCAACTTACAAGGTCGTCATAACTTATACCTGTTTCCTCAGAAAACCTAGCAAACATAGACCCATTTATAAAGAGCATATGGGTCGATTTTGAGATAGGAAAAACTAAAAGCTTATCTCCCACCTTGCCATCTTCTAAAAAATCTTCCTGATAATCACTGAGTTCTTCTTTTGTAAAATAATCTTGCCAATCAATTAGGTTTTCACTCCCCAAATCATCGGCATTTCCACTATGGCAAAAGAACAAATCTGGCATTTTTTTTGCCCCGGACTTGCCCGCCTGAGAATCTAAAAGCTCATCGCCAATTTCTGCTGAATTACTTGTCGCAGTAACATTTATAACAATTCCTTCCTTACTACCCACAGTTTCGTTAAAGTCGTCAACGAGCTTATCCATAGGAGATGAAGCCTGTTCGCCATAAACGTGCCACATTGTAAGACTTACTGGTTCTTTTTTATTATTTAAAAGTATAACAAGCAGGGTGATAATTATAAAAACAAATATAATAATTATAGCCAGCTTTTTGTATTTGCTCTTTTTCATAAAGTCCTCAATTCATAAAAAAACATCTTCTCTATTTAAAACTAACATAATTTTTTTACAATGTCAAGATAAGTTCATATAGGAATTGGTTAAAATATTATCATTAATTCTAGCATGCTTTAAATAGTTTGTATTAAAAAAGATGAAATATCAAAATAGACTTCTCTATTCTAATATTTCATCTTTATTCTTATTTGCCTATTGCATTTTCTCTTCCATAATAAAATAGGTATTGCTGGGCATAGCCTGCTAGGTCTCCAAAGATTTCTCTGGCGTAGTCGTCTACTTGTTTTTTTGGTACTTCCTTGCCGATAAAAAGTGTTTCCATCACCCTTTTAATCCAAACATCAACTGGAAAGGTCTCTCTCCTGTGGTAGGCAAAAAGCATAATACAATCTGCTACCTTTGGGCCAATACCTGGTAGGCTCATCAGTTTCTTTTTCAAATCTATATCAGAAAGATTTTTTTCATTATCAAAGTCCAAAAACCCATCTACAAAGGCCTTTGCTGTTTCTACAATTCTAACATCACGAAAACCAACCCTGGCATATTCCCTTAGGTCTAGCGGATCGACCTTGGCTAGGACATGAGGGCTTGGAAATTCATAATAGGTCCTGCCCATATATTCGCCTATTGGTTTGCCATATCTTTCTGAGATAATTCTGACTGCTTTTTTTATCCTCGGGATTTGGTTGTTGGCTGAGATTATAAAAGAGATTGTTGTTTCGAAGAGCTCTTGGTTTAAAATCCTAATCCCATGGCCATAGTTGCTGGCTTCTTTTAGGATATCTGATTTTGACAAATCTCTTTTTATAGATCCGTAGTCTGTTCCGAGGTCAAAATAATCATAAAAAATCTCATAAAATTCTTCTAAACTTACATTTCTTATAAGGGTATAGTCGTCAATCTCGAGGAGGTTTATTATCTTAGCTAAAAAGACAGCTGTATAAGAGCCGTCTTCTTCAAGATTGAAATTAAAGCACTGACCACACTCAAAAATATGGTCAGGCTTGAAGGAATCCTCCCTAAGGATTAGACCCTCGGGTCTTTCTTCGATATTTAATTTTCTCTTTTTGCTTGTTTGATATCTCATTATCTAATCCTTACAGCGTGTACTGCCAATCTTTGGTCATCATAATCGTATTGGCAGGTAGAAAGGGTTATAATTGTGTCGTCTTCTTTAAATGGTCTTGTATCCAAATTTACCTCTGATCTTGACATGAGTTTGTTATAATAAGGAACCTTGTCTCCTCCATAGGTAAAATCTAAGGTCCTATAGTCATAATCAGATGGGGTACCATAGGCTGAGAAAATCTCATATTCCCTAAGCCCTTCTTCTGTAGTCAGGTAAACAATTCTATTTTTTTCTGCAAATTCTTGTTTTCTATATTGGTCAAGAGGTGTAAACATAGAGTCAATCTCTAGATGGTGACCATAGATAACTGTATTATCATCATTGATATCTGTGGAGTTATAAACATCCATAAAGATAGAACCGGCTATATCATACTCCTTATTTAGGCCCTTTCTTAGATAAAACTCATTGTCAGGTCCTTGGAGGATTGGGTATTTTATACCTGTCCCTGGTATTTCTAAAATAGCTACTACATCTGAGTTTTGCTCTTTTAGTTTTTTTAGCAGGGTCAAATGAACTTTTTCCAGTCTTGCTAGAGGGTCTTGCTTGTCAGAAGCATTTCCATCATCTGACTGGTCCCTATCTACATCAGCCTCTACTTCTTCGGATAGGTTTTTCAAATATTTGTTATTTTGATAATTGGTTCTATAATCTAAAAATCTCTTGCCCAGTATAGTTATGCAGGCCAAGATGATCAAAATTAGGATAAACCTAATAAACGCCATTACTTTTGATTTCATTATTCCACCTTTAAAAACTTATTTTCATTAGTATAATATACCATAAGAGAAAATAAATAAAAGTTTTTTACCAAAAAAGGAGATACCATGAAAGATTACAAATTATATGTAGGAACAGTTTGCAGATTTTGCAAAAAAGTGGAAAATTTTATGGCAGAAAATGATATTGATATACCTACAGTAAATATACAAGAAGATAGACAAGCTATGCTAGATTTGGTAGAAAATGGCGGAAAAAGACAAGTACCTTGCCTCTACCACGATGGCGAATACCTATACGAATCTGATGATATTATAGAGTATTTGAAAGAAAACTATAGATAGGATATATATGATAAAATTAATAGCATCTGATATAGACGAGACCATAATAGATAAAAACCAAAAAGTCCCGGAAAGAAATAAAAATGCTATAAAGGCTGCTCTTGACAAGGGCCTTATAGTCATGCTTGCTACAGGCAGGGGACCTTATGAACTTTTTGATATAGCTGACCAGGCCGGAGTCGTAGCAGATGATAGATATGTCATATGCTGCAATGGTGCAGTCATAATGAATGTCAAAACAAAAGAGATAGTAGATGTACTCGATATGGATTTTTCTTATGCTAAAGAAATTTTTTCTTATGCCTACGAAAACAAACTAACATTCTATATCTATACGCTAAATAATAAATACGGTCTAAACCTATCAGACGATACAATCATAGCAGAAAAACATATAAATATAATCGATACAGACAATATAGATTTTCTGGAAAATGAAACGATACTAAAGGTCATCATAAAAAATGAAGACCTAAACTTACTCCAATCCCTAGAAGTAGATGTAGCAGCGATCACAAACTATGACCTTGAGATCACCTACTCATCTAATATGTATATGGAGATAAATTCCAAGGGAGTTAATAAGGCCATAGCCTTAGAAAAAGTAGCCAACCACCACGGCATAGATATGAAAAATGTCCTAGCAATTGGCGATAACTACAATGATGTTGCTATGCTAGAAAGTGCAGGCACAGCTGTAGCAGTCAAAAACGCTAGACTCCAAGTCAAAGATAGTGCCGACTATGTAACAAAAGCCGACCACTGCCAGGGTGCTGTTGGAGAAGCCATAGAAAAATTTGTACTAAATTAAACTAGCAGGTGCTAGTTTTTTTTATAAAAAAAATGATGGCCAAGCCATCATCTGAAAAATATTTTAACTATATGTCCAATTTTTATAAGCCCTATAGACAAATATTACAAGTCCTATAAATAGGGCATAAGGCAAGAGTTTCAAAACAAAACTAAAAACCATAGCCAATATTAGAAGTATTGGAAGAAGTATCAGAAATCCCAATGAAAATATGGAAAAAGTAAAAAATCTTGTTTTTATACCAAAAATCTGTTTTAACATAGGAAGACCCACAACCAACAAGGCTATCATTAACAATATTGTCATAATTTCAAACTCCTTTTTATTTTATTATACATAATCAAAGATAAAAGTCAATAATATTAAACTATGATTTAATTTTTTTATTTATTATTCTTTATCAGATATTTGGAAATAAAAAAGGAGGCTAGGCCTCCTAAAATATTATTATTATTGTCTTCTACCAAGTTGACCATCAAGGATGTAGATACCACCCCAGTTGCCATTGATTCTTTCAAGTCTTGTAACGATTTTGCCTACAGTGTCTTCTTCTTCTACTTGCTCATCGATAAAGCCTTTAAGGAATGAAAATACTCTAAGGTCTTCTTCTCTAGCTAGTTTTGCAATTTCTGTAATTCTTCTTGTAACTTCTTTTTCATGGTCTAGAGCTGCCTTAAATACATCTACTAGACTTTCATAGTCATATTGTGGTTCGCCTATAGCTTTGTATCTAACATCATAGCCTACTTCTTGTAGGAAATGTTTTATAGCTTCACCATGTTCGATCTCTTCGCGTACTTGGCTACCAAACCAATGGGTAAATCCATCAAGCTCAAGTCTATCTGTATAAGCAGCCATTGCCTTGTAGATATAAGCTGACTCATACTCAAAGTTCATTTGTTCATTTAATAAATCTAATACTTTACTCATTTATTTCTCCTTTTTCTAGATACTCCTCATAAGGTATATATATGCCATATATATCCAAATTTTTATCTAGGATCTCCTTTATTACTTTTGTTGTATATTTGGAGATTATATTGACTGTAAAAGCTCCATCCTTTATCATAAACTCATCATTTTCTATAATCCCTTTTGCTTTTAGGCTCGAAAAAATATCCATCGCCTTTTGCTTGCTAAAGTTTTTATCAAGCACAAAGGTATATGGAAATACTTTGTCAGAATCCCCTAAGGGCTTTATTTTTTTGATGAGTAATAAATCCTTCATAGCCATCTCCTATAATATATATTACCCAAATCCAAAAAAATCTAACAATTTTTATATTTTTCTTCCATCTCCTCTTTAGAAAAAATACATCCGCAATAATCTTGTCTGTAAATTTCATACTTCTTTGACAAGTCTATAGATTTTTTGTAGCCGTCTTTTTTCTTAAAATCTGCATAAAGATATTTGATCCCATATTTTTTCTCTAAAGTCTCCCCGATTTGGTTTAGCCACTGGGCATTTTTATAGGGAGATATAGAAAGAGATGTTGAGAAATAATCATAGGCGTTTTCTTTGGCAAAGATTGCCGTTTTATCTAGTCTAAGCTCATAGCAGTCATAACAGGCTAGGCCAAACTCCCTATCGTCTTTGCGCTTTATAGCTACTTTTTCAAAGTCTCTTATGTCATTAGCAGGAATTATAACATTGCCCTCAAAATTTGATTTTTCTGCAACTTTCTTTAGATAAAAAGCCCTCTTATCAAGCTCGGCTTTTGGGTAGATCATGGGATTATAAAAATATAAGTCCATATCAAAATGATCCCTGAGCCTTTCTATAACCTGGGTTGAGCAAGGCCCACAACAAACCTGGAGCAAGAGCCTAGGTTTTTTTCCATCTTGGTCCAATTTTTTTATAATATCTTCCATGACCTTTTCATAATTGATCTTGTTCATTTCTTTCCTTTACTTCAAAATATATTTTACAAAGTTTTTAGCATATCTACATAGTTTGGACATGAATAATTTTCTCTTGATATCAATTTTTCTAAACCATCTGCAATTTTTCGAAAATCACTAGCAAGCTTTCTTGTTTCTTTTTGTAAATAATAGGCCTTTTCTTCCATATCAAAAATCCCATCACTTGTTTCTATAATTTCTGATATTTTTTCTAAATAATCTAAAAGTTCAGAAACATTTTTATTTATCTTTATAGCCCTTTGTCTAAGCCTCTCATTTTCAATAAAAGATAAGTAGTCTTTGATTTCCTTAATCTCCCTAATAGCTGATGGAAGAATTTCTGCATGGATCATATTATTTAAGATTTCTAGTTGGGATGAGAAAAATTTGATAACATCTTCAAATTGTACCTTGATTATAGATTCTATCTCTTTTCTGCTAAATATACCAGCTCTTTGAAAAATATCGTAGGCATTTGTTTCTTTACCTGCCTTTAGGGCATCTAGAAAACTAGGATAATTTTCTAGGCCTCTTTTTTTGGCCTCATCCTTCCAAGCCTTAGAATAGCCATCGCCTTGGAAAAGTATGTTTTTATTAGCTAGGTAAATTTCCTTAATTATTTTATAGGCTTGTGCTTTTAAAGATTTTTCATCAATATTTTCTAGCCTCTTATAAATTTTCTCCAAAGACTCTGCCATAGCTATATTTATTACAGTATTAAGGTCTGCTGCAGATTGTGAAGAGCCTAGCATCCTAAATTCAAACTTATTTCCGGTAAAGGCTATAGGAGAAGTTCTATTCCTATCTGATGTATCGGTTTTTATTTCTCCTAAATATGGAATTTTGACCCTATTTGAAAGAACTTTTTCTTCAAAATTATCACTTGCAATTGACTTTAAAACTTCTTCTAAGTCTAAACCTATAAACATAGATATTATAGCTGGTGGAGCTTCATCTCCACCCAACCTATAGTCATTGGTTACTGATGAAGATGCAATTCTTATAAGATTTTGATATTTATTGCAAGCTTCAATCATAGCTGATAAAAACAATAGAAAAATAAGGTTATTTTTGGGGTCCTTGCCTGGGGAAAATAAATTCTTGCCATAATTTGTAGCAAGTGAATAATTATTATGTTTGCCAGAACCTGCCATATTTTTAAAAGGTTTTTCTTTTAGCAAGCAAACTAAATCATGCTTTAGGGCAGTTTTTTCCAAAATATACATCAATAGCTGGTTATTGTCCACAGAAACATTGGCATTTTCAAACATAATTGCTATTTCAAATTGGTTTGGTCCCACCTCGTTATGCTCAGCTTCTACATAGATACCGAGGTCAAAAAGCTCTTTGTTTACATCTTCATAAAAATCATTTACTCTTTGTGGAATGGCTCCAAGATAGTGAGAAACAAGGTCTTTTTCAACCATTGGATCAGACCCTACCAGAGTCATACCAGAATACTCTAAATCAATCCTCTTATCATAATATTTTTTATCTATCAGGTAAAACTCCTGCTCAAGGCCAACCTTGGCCTTAACCCTATAAGTAGGCTCATCTTTTAAAAACAAATTGCAAACTTTAGTAGCCATCTTGCTTACCATGTTCATCGATTCTATTAGGGGAAGCTTTTTATCAAGCTTTTCTCCATAAAAAGAAACAAAAACAGATGGTATATACAAAACCTTGTCTATGATGAAGGAATTGGCTGTCAAATCCCAATACGTATAGCCCCTAGCTTCAAAAGTTGAACGCATACCACCTGATGGAAAAGAAGATGCGTCAGGCTCTCCTTTAATAAGCTCCTTGCCAGAAAACTTATTTATGGGATTGTGTTTTTCATCCCTGGTCAAAAAGGCAGTTTTTTTGCTAGCCGTCTTTCCATTTAATGGTTGAAACCAGTGGGTATAAGAAGTCGCCCCAAGAGATATGGCCCAAGATTTCATAGCATGAGCTATTGAATCAGCCGTTTCCCTATCCAAAGTCGCATTGTTTCTAGCAGCCTCCTTCCATTTCAAATAAACTGGGTATGGCACATTTTTCTTCATTGTCTTTTTATCAAAAGCTAAATTTCCAAATTCTTTCAAAATAATACTTCCTTATAATTTTCTTTTTCAAAATTTACTTTTTCATTATACCACGTGAATTTTAAAAATAAATTTGAATATTTATACTTATATTAATTTTTATAATAATTTCCTAAATGACATGGTCTAAAAATTTTATTTTATAACATATCTTCCGGAAGATATATCTTGACAAAAAAATTCATCTTCCGGAAGATTTCATCATTTTTTAATTTTCTTTGTTACTAGTGTGTTACTAATGAGGCAAATTTTGCTAGTTTTCATAAAACTTTCAAATAAAGAAAAACCGCAAGAACATAGCATTCCTGCGGTTTGTTGTATATTGAATAATTATCTCTTTGAGAATTGTGAAGATTTTCTTGCCTTTTTAAGACCAGCTTTCTTTCTTTCTTTTTTACGTGAATCACGTGTCAAGAATCCTGCTCTTTTTAGGGCTACTCTGTAGTCAGGGTTAGCTTCAAGTAGGGCTCTAGCTATAGCATGTCTAATAGCTCCTGCTTGTCCATTGTATCCACCACCGTTAACATTTACCCTAATATCATAGCTTGTTAGGTTTTCTGTTAGGGCAAGTGGGCTTCTTGCTACAATTCTTAGAGATTCAAAGTTGAAGTATTCATCTAAGTCTCTACCATTTACTAATATATTTCCAGATCCTGGTACCATTGTTACTCTTGCAACAGAGGTTTTTCTTCTACCAGTTGATTGAATAATGTTATTTGCCATAATCTACTCCTTACTTAAGATCTAAAGTTTCTGGGAATTGTGCTTCATGGCCGTGTTCGCTACCTGCATAAACTCTAAGTTTTTTAGCCATAGCGCGTCCTAGCTTGTTGTGTGGAAGCATTCCTACTATTGCGTGCTCTACAATTCTTTCTGGATATTTAGCTTTCATATCTTTGTATTTTGTGATTTTTAGACCGCCTGTGTATCCTGAATATCTCTTGTATTCTTTTTGATCTTCTTTGTTTCCAGTAAGAACTACTTTATCAGCATTGATAACTATAACATAATCTCCAGTATCAAAGTGTGGAGTAAATGTTGGTTTGTTCTTTCCTCTTAGTATTGCTGCAACTTGGCTTGCTAGTCTACCTAGAACCATGCCTTCTGCATCAACAACATACCATTTTCTTTCGATGTTTGATGGAGTCGCAGTCCATGTCTTTTGATGTTTCATCATATCCTCCTAAATATTTTTCGGCTACCTTATTTAGACACCGCCTAGGCAGCTGGCGGCTTTAC
This window of the Anaerococcus mediterraneensis genome carries:
- a CDS encoding helix-turn-helix transcriptional regulator, with the translated sequence MFDINKKYQKNSMYRKLFIYMIIFAGLLLFFIVLALVLFDQYKNVRKNYVKSLDIQVSMLDKEIKGYFDKSAISAMHLSQDTRDYLEEILDEEKISFEDLRDNQKLLSQIQDRIFENLKSSMFYADTSGAFVLFNTTVNSKNKGAKDSRSGLYLKLDSRSLQESSVTVYRGDAEVAKKHSAMPHRKWKLEYDLSNLPAYALLAKNVNKSIYDSYRMTKVFTLPGTSEKVMLISLPITSRDGKLYGVCGFEVEEMFFKEKIAQPSKMKRLSSVFLPVADSKIDTEKALSSGTQDGYYFLPDDILEIKDHGRDLKEFVGSKSKYIGLLREVSLIENGDKSLIISMIPLDEYNRDIFKNISNIAISVVLFLFFAIVISWNFTRRYISPITDGLSLIENQEKILDEKYMLEISETGFYEINQFIETLRRNMKNKPIEGLPTYLEYKFKNFIEATSSLTPAELNVLVLLIKGYDVDQLPEILYISKSTAKHHILKIYKKLNVSSRGELLLYLDLIKGCGMVDQIIGNVNEENDQDNEKIE
- a CDS encoding ABC transporter substrate-binding protein, whose protein sequence is MKKSKYKKLAIIIIFVFIIITLLVILLNNKKEPVSLTMWHVYGEQASSPMDKLVDDFNETVGSKEGIVINVTATSNSAEIGDELLDSQAGKSGAKKMPDLFFCHSGNADDLGSENLIDWQDYFTKEELSDYQEDFLEDGKVGDKLLVFPISKSTHMLFINGSMFARFSEETGISYDDLVSWDGFFDAAEKFYDWSDGKAFCAMDYILREIELANLSTNPNAKLHNDHGWYDKNNMEFKKEFDKFMTSLVKGHIIVSDLYANTQMMTGETLAGISSSAAVLYYNDTVTYPDNRSEPMDLKVLALPINKSGNKFDTLAGTGLCAYKTTDEKAKAAAIFAKWITESGRNLDFVTKTGYMPVRREAFKKISSMDFENNDYRELYNSLSKMQDDYTFLGESYDYNKVLNFYDWLRANQKSFEERYKSGEDVNSLIEECWEKLIG
- a CDS encoding DNA-3-methyladenine glycosylase family protein; translated protein: MMRYQTSKKRKLNIEERPEGLILREDSFKPDHIFECGQCFNFNLEEDGSYTAVFLAKIINLLEIDDYTLIRNVSLEEFYEIFYDYFDLGTDYGSIKRDLSKSDILKEASNYGHGIRILNQELFETTISFIISANNQIPRIKKAVRIISERYGKPIGEYMGRTYYEFPSPHVLAKVDPLDLREYARVGFRDVRIVETAKAFVDGFLDFDNEKNLSDIDLKKKLMSLPGIGPKVADCIMLFAYHRRETFPVDVWIKRVMETLFIGKEVPKKQVDDYAREIFGDLAGYAQQYLFYYGRENAIGK
- the srtB gene encoding class B sortase, giving the protein MKSKVMAFIRFILILIILACITILGKRFLDYRTNYQNNKYLKNLSEEVEADVDRDQSDDGNASDKQDPLARLEKVHLTLLKKLKEQNSDVVAILEIPGTGIKYPILQGPDNEFYLRKGLNKEYDIAGSIFMDVYNSTDINDDNTVIYGHHLEIDSMFTPLDQYRKQEFAEKNRIVYLTTEEGLREYEIFSAYGTPSDYDYRTLDFTYGGDKVPYYNKLMSRSEVNLDTRPFKEDDTIITLSTCQYDYDDQRLAVHAVRIR
- a CDS encoding glutathione S-transferase N-terminal domain-containing protein, which codes for MKDYKLYVGTVCRFCKKVENFMAENDIDIPTVNIQEDRQAMLDLVENGGKRQVPCLYHDGEYLYESDDIIEYLKENYR
- a CDS encoding Cof-type HAD-IIB family hydrolase, whose product is MIKLIASDIDETIIDKNQKVPERNKNAIKAALDKGLIVMLATGRGPYELFDIADQAGVVADDRYVICCNGAVIMNVKTKEIVDVLDMDFSYAKEIFSYAYENKLTFYIYTLNNKYGLNLSDDTIIAEKHINIIDTDNIDFLENETILKVIIKNEDLNLLQSLEVDVAAITNYDLEITYSSNMYMEINSKGVNKAIALEKVANHHGIDMKNVLAIGDNYNDVAMLESAGTAVAVKNARLQVKDSADYVTKADHCQGAVGEAIEKFVLN
- a CDS encoding ferritin, which produces MSKVLDLLNEQMNFEYESAYIYKAMAAYTDRLELDGFTHWFGSQVREEIEHGEAIKHFLQEVGYDVRYKAIGEPQYDYESLVDVFKAALDHEKEVTRRITEIAKLAREEDLRVFSFLKGFIDEQVEEEDTVGKIVTRLERINGNWGGIYILDGQLGRRQ
- a CDS encoding epoxyqueuosine reductase QueH, with protein sequence MNKINYEKVMEDIIKKLDQDGKKPRLLLQVCCGPCSTQVIERLRDHFDMDLYFYNPMIYPKAELDKRAFYLKKVAEKSNFEGNVIIPANDIRDFEKVAIKRKDDREFGLACYDCYELRLDKTAIFAKENAYDYFSTSLSISPYKNAQWLNQIGETLEKKYGIKYLYADFKKKDGYKKSIDLSKKYEIYRQDYCGCIFSKEEMEEKYKNC
- a CDS encoding glutamine synthetase III; the protein is MILKEFGNLAFDKKTMKKNVPYPVYLKWKEAARNNATLDRETADSIAHAMKSWAISLGATSYTHWFQPLNGKTASKKTAFLTRDEKHNPINKFSGKELIKGEPDASSFPSGGMRSTFEARGYTYWDLTANSFIIDKVLYIPSVFVSFYGEKLDKKLPLIESMNMVSKMATKVCNLFLKDEPTYRVKAKVGLEQEFYLIDKKYYDKRIDLEYSGMTLVGSDPMVEKDLVSHYLGAIPQRVNDFYEDVNKELFDLGIYVEAEHNEVGPNQFEIAIMFENANVSVDNNQLLMYILEKTALKHDLVCLLKEKPFKNMAGSGKHNNYSLATNYGKNLFSPGKDPKNNLIFLLFLSAMIEACNKYQNLIRIASSSVTNDYRLGGDEAPPAIISMFIGLDLEEVLKSIASDNFEEKVLSNRVKIPYLGEIKTDTSDRNRTSPIAFTGNKFEFRMLGSSQSAADLNTVINIAMAESLEKIYKRLENIDEKSLKAQAYKIIKEIYLANKNILFQGDGYSKAWKDEAKKRGLENYPSFLDALKAGKETNAYDIFQRAGIFSRKEIESIIKVQFEDVIKFFSSQLEILNNMIHAEILPSAIREIKEIKDYLSFIENERLRQRAIKINKNVSELLDYLEKISEIIETSDGIFDMEEKAYYLQKETRKLASDFRKIADGLEKLISRENYSCPNYVDMLKTL
- the rpsI gene encoding 30S ribosomal protein S9 codes for the protein MANNIIQSTGRRKTSVARVTMVPGSGNILVNGRDLDEYFNFESLRIVARSPLALTENLTSYDIRVNVNGGGYNGQAGAIRHAIARALLEANPDYRVALKRAGFLTRDSRKKERKKAGLKKARKSSQFSKR
- the rplM gene encoding 50S ribosomal protein L13, whose product is MKHQKTWTATPSNIERKWYVVDAEGMVLGRLASQVAAILRGKNKPTFTPHFDTGDYVIVINADKVVLTGNKEDQKEYKRYSGYTGGLKITKYKDMKAKYPERIVEHAIVGMLPHNKLGRAMAKKLRVYAGSEHGHEAQFPETLDLK